The sequence TTGCAACAGCTTCTTTCAGTGCCAATATTGAATTTTTGGAAAAATCGCTGGGCACAAAAATATTTTTGAGCTGCAGTGCTGGTGATTCATTTACAAAAAACAGGGAACAATTGATCTTTCTGGAAATATTATCGGGCAATACTCCGCTGCCTGTGAGTTTACGTTTTCTGCCCAGCAACAATAGGTCAATGTTTTTGATCTGGCTCCAGTGCAGGATTTCCTTTAGCGGAGAGCCTTCAATTACCTTGTATTCAACATCAAAATTTTTGACATCGGGAAAATGTGTGGCGACCATTTCTTTCATGTCGTGTTCCAGTTTCTCATCGCGAGGCTCTGCCAGTTCGGGAAATTTTTCCTTTAATTCTGATTCTACGCTCAGGTGCTTTGATACATGTATGAAATAGATTTTTTCAGGCTTGTGCTGTTTGCACAAAAATGACAGGTAATCTACCAGCATATTGTCCATCGCGGTAAAGTCGAGGCAGAGCATTATTCTTTTGAAATCTTTCATAGTCTTGTTATTGATCGCATTTTGACTGCGCTAAGATATGCATTTCCGAGTTTTGCGCTGCAATTGGAATGGGGGATTTTGGAAAAGCGACCAGCGGAAGCTATTTCCTAAGTCCATTTGCAACACTTTGCTTCTGCACCAAAAGATAGAGCGGAACAGCCCGACCCGAAGGGGCACGCCCAAACAATAAACAAACAAACAAACAAACAAACAAACAAACAAACAAAACAATGTATGCGACAAGGGAATTAATCCCCTTGTTGTTGTCCCTGTTGTTCCTGCTGCTGCATCAATTGATCCAGTGATTTCTGGGTGTTTCCAGGTTTTTCAGGAATCTGGGACATGGCGTATTCGCTAAGTGCCGTAATAGTAAGGCTTGGATTCACACCGAGATTCCCCTGAATGACAGAGCCGTCCAGCACATGCATATTGGGGTAGCCGTGTACTTCAAAATTTTCATTGATTACGCTTTCTTCTTTTGATTTCCCCATAGGGCAGCCGCCCAGGATATGCGCTGTTGTGGACATATTGAACATGATTTCGGTGAGGGCATTCATGGGCACGCCATTTACTTTTTTGGCATAGCGTTTCATCACCTCCTGTCCTTGTGGGATAAAAGCGGGAACCTTACCTTGCCCGCGGTTGGATATTTTCATGCCGCTGCCAAACAAACCTTTTTTCCAGATCATTTTCATGGAATTGTCAAGCGATTGCATTACCAGGAAAATAATGCCGGTGCGCGGTTGGTTAAAGGTAAAAAAAGCTCTCAGGGTTTGCATGGGGTGTGCTATAATATTGCCTATCATTTTGCTCGTGCGAACGAGCGGATTGCCTTCGCCAGCTGCAATTGTTGACAGCCGAGAAAGTGCTCCACTGTGGTCGGGGAATTTTACGATTTCCACATGGGTATCGTTATCCGGGTTGAATACAGTGGAAATGGCCACGCCATTGTTGAGTTTTCTGTCTCCGCCCATTACACCGCAAAGCGATTCGGAATTGGTCCTTAATTGCGCGCCCAAAGTATCGGATATCCCGGGCATGGTTTTGAGTTCGTATTTTTGCTTCAGGAGCAATTGCATGGTGCCGAGCACTCCACCACTTACAATCAATCCTTTGGATTTATAGACTTTTTTGTTGCGCCCGAACCAGCTTGTACTGCTTTGTGTGTGAATGTGGTAGATTCCGTCTTTGTATTCTATTTTTGTGACCAGTGTTTCAGCATGGACTTCTGCCCCAAATTTTTCTGCAAAATACAGGTAGTTTTTGTCCAGTGTGTTTTTGGCACCATAGCGACAACCGACCATACATCCTGCACATTCCACGCAGCCTTTTCGCTGAGGTCCCAGTCCTTTGAAATAGGGATCCTTCCATTTTTTTGTATCCCCGTAATATACACCCACATTTACTTTGGCAAAGGTATCGCCACGCCCCATGTCATTTGCTACTTCTTTCAGTAAACGATCTTCCTCGTAGAACTTAGGGTAGGGGATGGTGCCCAGCATTTTCTTCGCCAGATCATAAAAGGGAGCGAGCGTATTTTTCCAGTCTTTAAGATGTCCCCAGGAAGGATTGTTGAAAAATGCATCGGGAGGAACCATATGGGTATTGGCATAAACCAAGCTACCACCTCCAACACCCACACCGCTGAGCACAAATACATTTTTGAAAAAGGTGAGTTTTTGAAAACCGAAGAATTTTATGATCGGTACCCACAGGTATTTTTTCAGGTTCCAGTTGCTTTTGGGGAAATCTTCAGTTCTGTATCTTTTCCCTTTTTCCAGCACTGCTACATTGTAGCCCTTTTCGCTCAGGCGCATGGCAGAAACACTGCCGCCAAACCCACTGCCGATTACTGTATAGTCCCTAATCTTTTCCATAGCTACTCGCTTACAATTTACTCTTTTTAGCTGAACTAAAATTTGATAAAAAGTTTAAAAATTGGGGTTATTTGTTTTTTACAAAAATTAGCATTAATTTATACACAGATTTTATGCTAATGCAACTATTTATCTTAATTTTGCATCACATTAATACATCTCTTTTTTAACCAAAAAAATTCACAGAAGTGAAAATTATGTACAAGTTTTTTATTGCCCTGACTACCTATACTTTATCTCTTGCTTTATTTGTTGTAATGCTATTTTTTCCAGCTAAAAAGGGCAATTAATAAAAGAAATAAATCTTCCACACGTGCATGTATTTCTTTCAAAACTACTGCTCACGGCCAATTTTTGCGCCATAGTATCCAAAGCAACAATGCAAAAATTAAGCCGCTACAAATTTGATTCTTAAATTTTATTTATCCAACTGTTCTCTAATCAAACTTTTACCTCAGGAATTTGAAATTTCGATTTCTACTGCGATTCTCTGAATCTTTAGTTTTGAGAAACCATATCCTTACTTTTGCAGTTAGAAACTGCTAAAGTTAGAAATCTGTAATGCGCAAAAAAGGAAAAGTATTGGTAGCAATGAGCGGTGGTATTGACAGTACCGTAACTGCCGTAATGCTGCACAATGAAGGTTATGATGTAATTGGTATTACAATGAAAACTTGGGATTATGCCACTTCTGGCGGCTCGAAAAAAGAAACCGGTTGCTGCTCGCTTGATTCCATTAATGATGCCCGGCAAGTAGCTGTTGAAGTAGGGTTTCCACATTATATTATTGATATCCGTAACGAGTTTGGCGATTATGTAATCGAC is a genomic window of Chitinophagales bacterium containing:
- a CDS encoding universal stress protein, translating into MKDFKRIMLCLDFTAMDNMLVDYLSFLCKQHKPEKIYFIHVSKHLSVESELKEKFPELAEPRDEKLEHDMKEMVATHFPDVKNFDVEYKVIEGSPLKEILHWSQIKNIDLLLLGRKRKLTGSGVLPDNISRKINCSLFFVNESPALQLKNIFVPSDFSKNSILALKEAVAIAETYPEPKIYFHHIYQLPTGYYKTGKSEEEFAQIMRENAVKKYLKVIEENGLEKVPITPVYTFDEDQSHSELILQKALDKKADLIIVGAKGRTFTTALLLGSVTEKLLRINKEIPTLVVKVKNKNLDLLEWLKIV
- a CDS encoding GMC oxidoreductase; the protein is MEKIRDYTVIGSGFGGSVSAMRLSEKGYNVAVLEKGKRYRTEDFPKSNWNLKKYLWVPIIKFFGFQKLTFFKNVFVLSGVGVGGGSLVYANTHMVPPDAFFNNPSWGHLKDWKNTLAPFYDLAKKMLGTIPYPKFYEEDRLLKEVANDMGRGDTFAKVNVGVYYGDTKKWKDPYFKGLGPQRKGCVECAGCMVGCRYGAKNTLDKNYLYFAEKFGAEVHAETLVTKIEYKDGIYHIHTQSSTSWFGRNKKVYKSKGLIVSGGVLGTMQLLLKQKYELKTMPGISDTLGAQLRTNSESLCGVMGGDRKLNNGVAISTVFNPDNDTHVEIVKFPDHSGALSRLSTIAAGEGNPLVRTSKMIGNIIAHPMQTLRAFFTFNQPRTGIIFLVMQSLDNSMKMIWKKGLFGSGMKISNRGQGKVPAFIPQGQEVMKRYAKKVNGVPMNALTEIMFNMSTTAHILGGCPMGKSKEESVINENFEVHGYPNMHVLDGSVIQGNLGVNPSLTITALSEYAMSQIPEKPGNTQKSLDQLMQQQEQQGQQQGD